From the Carya illinoinensis cultivar Pawnee chromosome 4, C.illinoinensisPawnee_v1, whole genome shotgun sequence genome, one window contains:
- the LOC122306331 gene encoding uncharacterized protein LOC122306331 — protein EEKKVKLAVIEFTDYAIIWWDQLVTNRRRNYERSVETWGELKALMRRRFVPSHYYRDLYQKLQNLTQGSRSVEDYHKEMEVAMIRANVEEDREATMARFLCGLNREIANVVELQHYVEIEDMVHMAMKVERQLKRKGTSRYTSVSSTPWKPKWEKDDRAVTRAKTEPPKGNDEGTSNKPKLASQPSRNRDIKCFKCLGSGHIASQCPNKRVMIMRDNGEVMTASEDDRDEIPELEDASDDDGVEYPVTGESLVARRALNTQIKMDEAEQQRENIFHTRCHINGKVCSMIIDGGSCTNVASTTLVEKLNLPTLKHSRPYKLQWLNDCGEVRVDRQVLVTFSIGKYQDEVLCDVVPMHAGHILLGRPWQYDRREFEDVFPEEVPNELPPIRGIEHQIDFVPGAAIPNRPAYRSNPNETKELQRQVEDLMSKGYVRESMSPCAVPVLLVSKKDGTWGYVVSTKGIEVDEEKVKAIKEWPTPKSVTEVKSFHGLANFYWRFVKDFSTIAAPLTEIIKKNAFATIKERLCSAPMLALPDFNKTFEIECDASGIGIGAILMQDRRPIAFFSEKLSGASLKYPTYDKELYALVRALETWQHYLWPREFMIHTDHESLKHLKGQGKLNKRHARWMEYIETFPYVIRYKQGKENIIVDALSRRYHDGYLFKEDKLCVPSCSMRELLVREAHGGGLMGHFGVKKTLDILHEHLFWPKMKRDINRICSRCITCRNAKFKVLPHGLYTPLPVPSEPWVDISMDFVVGLPRTKRGRDSIFVVVDRYNKMTHFIPCHKTDDATSIADLFFKEIVRLHGVPKSIVSDRDVKFLSFFWKVLWGKLGTKLLFSTTCHPQTDGQTEVVNRTLTQLLRTVVHKNLKTWEDCLPFIEFAYNRTIHTTTSYSPFEIVYGFNPLTPLDLMPLPIDGRNWVWVHMRKERFPAHRRTKLHPRGDGPFQILDKINDNAYKVDLPSEYNVSTTFNVSDLFPFDVGEDSRSNPFEERGNNGNQGGAILKDPLQIPDGPITKSRAKKIKEAMQGLTVIKTKSVEFMPFFLSLFVFLCGTSWFVFGLLGGDPFVFVPNGFGCDLGVAQLILYFIYRDNKGTATVEPIVRNRGRHVSVWTTTRSRRST, from the exons gaggagaagaaagtgaagttggcagtaattgagttcactgattatgctattatttggtgggatcaattagtgaccaataggaggaggaattatgagaggtctgtcgagacatggggagagttgaaagctctcatgaggcggagatttgtacctagccactactatagggacctctaccagaaattacaaaatcttacacaggggtctaggagtgtggaggactaccataaggagatggaggtggctatgatacgggcgaatgtagaggaggatagggaggccactatggctagatttttgtgtggtttgaatagggagatagccaatgtggttgagttgcaacattatgtagaaatagaagacatggtgcacatggctatgaaggtggagaggcaattaaagaggaaagggacatcaaggtacacttcagtttctagcactccttggaaaccaaagtgggaaaaagatgatcgagctgtaacaagggcaaagacagaaccacctaaaggaaacgatgaaggaactagcaacaaacccaagttggcatcccaaccttctagaaatagggatattaaatgctttaagtgtttgggttcaggccacatcgcttctcaatgtccaaacaaacgtgtgatgattatgcgtgacaatggggaggtgatgactgcaagtgaggatgatcgtgatgagatacctgagttggaggatgctagtgatgatgatggagtagaataccccgtaacaggtgagtcccttgttgccaggcgtgctctcaacacacaaattaagatggatgaagcagagcaacaaagggagaacattttccatactagatgccacattaatggcaaggtatgtagtatgataattgatggggggagttgtactaatgttgctagcactacattagttgaaaaattgaatttacctaccttgaaacactctcgaccatacaagctgcagtggttgaatgattgtggggaggttagggtggatagacaagtgttagttactttttccattgggaagtatcaagatgaagtgctttgtgatgttgtgccaatgcatgctggccatatattgttggggagaccatggcagtatgataggaga gagtttgaggatgtattcccagaagaagtgcctaatgagttgccacccattagaggcattgagcaccagattgatttcgtgcccggggctgctattccaaaccgaccagcttatagaagtaatccaaatgagacaaaggagcttcagaggcaagttgaggatttgatgagcaaggggtacgtgagggagagtatgagcccatgtgcagtaccagtgcttctagtgtctaagaaggatgggacgtgg ggttatgttgttagtacaaagggtattgaagtggatgaagagaaagtcaaggccattaaggagtggccaacaccaaagagcgtcactgaggtaaaaagctttcatggtttagctaacTTTTAttggcgttttgttaaagattttagcaccattgctgcaccactcactgaaatcattaaaaagaatgcatttgccactattaaagaaaggttgtgctctgcacccatgttagcattaccagattttaacaaaacttttgagattgaatgtgatgcctcaggaatagggattggagccattttgatgcaggataggcggccgattgcctttttcagtgagaagctaagtggggcatccctgaagtaccctacttatgacaaagaactttatgctcttgttcgtgcattagagacttggcagcactacttgtggcctagggaatttatgatccacaccgatcatgaatcgttgaagcatctcaagggtcaaggtaagttgaataagaggcatgctagatggatggaatacattgagacctttccatatgtcatccgttacaagcaaggtaaggagaatattATTGTTGATGCTTTATCAcggaggtat catgatggttacttgtttaaagaagataaactgtgtgtacctagttgttctatgcgtgagttattggtgcgtgaggcacatggcgggggattgatgggacactttggtgtcaagaaaaccttagatatattgcatgaacatttattttggcctaagatgaaaagagacatcaatcgcatttgtagcaggtgcatcacatgtagaaaTGCCAAAtttaaggttttgccacatgggttatatacacccttacccgttcctagtgagccatgggtagacatatctatggactttgttgtggggctgcctaggacaaaaaggggtagagattctatttttgtggttgtggatagatatAACAAGatgacacatttcattccatgccataaaacagatgatgccacaagcatagctgacttatttttcaaagagatagtgcgactccatggtgtgcccaagagcattgtttctgatagggatgttaaatttcttagcttcttttggaaggtgttgtggggaaaattaggtactaaacttttattttccactacttgtcacccacagactgatggtcagactgaagtagttaataggactttaactcagcttttacgcactgttgttcataagaatttaaagacttgggaggattgtttgccatttatagagtttgcatataataggaccatccatactactacttcatactctccttttgaaattgtttatggttttaatccacttactcctttagatttgatgcctttgcctattgatggcagga attgggtttgggttcacatgcgcaaagaaagattcccagctcatAGACgaactaagttgcatcctcgaggagatggacctttccaaattcttgataaaattaatgacaatgcatataaagtggatcttccaagtgaatataatgtttctactaccttcaatgtttctgatctttttccttttgatgtaggtgaagattcgaggtcgaatccttttgaggagagggggaataatgggaaccaaggtggagctatccttaaagatcccttgcaaattccagatgggccaattacaaaatcaagagccaagaagatcaaggaagcaatgcaaggattg ACTGTGATTAAAACTAAGAGTGTCGAATTCATGCCATTTTTCCTGTCACTGTTCGTGTTCTTGTGCGGGACTTCTTGGTTTGTGTTTGGGTTGCTCGGAGGTGATCCTTTTGTTTTTGTGCCAAATGGCTTCGGCTGTGATTTAGGGGTCGCACAGCTGATCTTGTACTTTATCTACAGAGATAACAAGGGTACTGCGACCGTCGAACCCATTGTACGCAACCGTGGACGCCATGTGTCCGTCTGGACGACCACGCGCTCTAGACGATCTACTTGA